A stretch of Podospora bellae-mahoneyi strain CBS 112042 chromosome 5, whole genome shotgun sequence DNA encodes these proteins:
- a CDS encoding hypothetical protein (EggNog:ENOG503NXIK; COG:E) has protein sequence MAYTNPNPLNVFSGPDSLSHYFDPEQNPPLPLVELPAALNPFRKDGVRIYAKMLTALPAQNVKSLPALEMLKTSPKAPTAKRIVEASSGSTVLSMGVIGRALWGHEGVEAWVTNKKTRESLRVLRFFGVGISLYGGLAQQEPSDPKGIMARLRRKAREQEEVCYLGQYDNDANWQSHYNHTAPQLALQLPSLSVLCSTIGTGGCITGTGRYLKSRLSSDIKVVGVCNVFGDPTPGPRHFPGFESSPFPWRETIDEFVSVKSEDSFRMSMRLSRYGIICGPSSGEALHGLLEWLTENGTDGLKREENGEVNCVFLCADLPYQYMELYYQKLGEKEFPGIRNQCLLEVDQDPYDERWFLAPEQTVDMLVGEGGEKYDGEMLCMVPSSCACTTTRTSRTYKQQQQPIEGIFGDCSPGAVSDVSESASTIFSTASPSSSVYSVATTTSVESQHSSMGKVIDVRPRAEFVKSHLRNAVNIPLSVTKDDFYGDPQAVYERWKEMNAAFKETGVLDHQEEDDDRQTLVVCLDGDSGKMAASMLRGASKKVGKKREVFCVDGGWGVLEAWLRRRGYGDDVWDGVD, from the exons ATGGCATacacaaaccccaaccccctaaACGTCTTCTCCGGCCCGGACTCGTTGTCTCATTACTTCGACCCCGAGCAAAACCCGCCGTTGCCACTAGTCGAGTTACCTGCCGCGTTGAACCCCTTCCGCAAGGATGGCGTGAGGATTTATGCAAAGATGTTGACAGCGCTGCCGGCGCAGAATGTCAAGTCTCTTCCTG CCCTAGAAATGCTCAAAACCTCACCCAAAgcccccaccgccaaacGGATTGTTGAAGCGAGTTCAGGGAGCACGGTGCTCAGCATGGGGGTTATTGGGCGGGCGTTGTGGGGTcatgagggggttgaggcttGGGTGACGAATaagaagacgagggagagCTTGAGGGTTTTGAGGTTCTTTGGGGTGGGGAT ATCGTTGTATGGAGGGTTGGCACAACAGGAGCCGTCAGACCCCAAAGGGATTATggcgagattgaggaggaaggcgagggaacaggaggaggTGTGTTATTTGGGGCAGTATGATAATGATGCT AACTGGCAATCGCACTACAACCACACCGCCCCTCAGCTTGCGCTGCAACTCCCCTCTTTGTCGGTGCTCTGCTCTACTATTGGGACAGGGGGCTGCATCACCGGCACAGGGCGATATCTCAAATCTCGTTTGTCGTCTGATATCAaagttgttggtgtttgcaACGTCTTTGGAGACCCAACACCAGGGCCGAGACATTTCCCTGGGTTTGAGTCAAGCCCTTTTCCGTGGAGGGAGACGATTGACGAGTTTGTTAGTGTCAAGTCGGAAGATTCCTTCAGGATGAGTATGAGGCTGAGTAGATACGGGATTATCTGCGGGCCGTCATCAGGGGAGGCACTTCATGGACTACTGGAGTGGCTGACAGAAAATGGTACCGACGGattgaagagggaggaaaaTGGGGAGGTGAACTGTGTGTTTTTGTGTGCGGATTTGCCGTATCAGTATATGGAGTTGTATTATCAAAAGCTAGGCGAAAAGGAGTTTCCGGGGATCAGAAATCAG TGCTTGTTAGAGGTGGACCAAGACCCCTATGACGAAAGATGGTTCCTTGCGCCAGAGCAGACAGTCGACatgttggttggggagggcggtgagAAGTATGATGGGGAGATGCTATGCATGGTGCCCTCTTCTTGCGCCTGCACAACGACGCGAACATCAAGAACATacaagcagcaacagcaaccaatTGAGGGGATATTCGGGGACTGTTCACCAGGTGCGGTGTCAGATGTCTCGGAGTCTGCCTCGACGATATTCTCGacggcatcaccatcatcatcggtgTACAGTGTCGCTACCACGACCAGTGTTGAGTCACAGCATTCTTCGATGGGGAAGGTCATCGATGTAAGGCCGAGAGCGGAGTTTGTCAAATCCCATCTGAGAAATGCGGTGAATATTCCATTATCAGTGACAAAGGATGACTTTTATGGGGATCCGCAGGCTGTTTATGAGAGGTGGAAGGAAATGAATGCCGCGTTCAAAGAGACTGGCGTGTTGGATCaccaagaggaagatgatgacagACAAACACTTGTCGTTTGTTTGGATGGGGACTCTGGAAAGATGGCGGCTTCTATGCTCAGAGGGGCCAGCAAGAAGGTTGGCAAGAAGAGAGAAGTCTTTTGTGtagatggggggtggggagtgTTGGAAGCGTGGCTAAGAAGGAGGGGCtatggtgatgatgtctgggATGGGGTAGATTAG
- a CDS encoding hypothetical protein (EggNog:ENOG503P1UP), which translates to MEQLTVLILGAGWTSTFLIPRLTTSSIPFAATTTTGRTVSGVPTIRFKFDPANTPEEELRSAIAALPAAKYVLITFPLTGNGPSKKLIEMYNSAHQSHSSSASQKARFIQLGSTGIWGAGRTTAAADKERVERELAEKKGGDPWVNRHSPINEANPRVIAEKELLELGGCVLNLSGLWGGKRKPVNWIGRVAATKEAIKWKTSLHMIHGEDIARAVVKIVTNEEDKWDNGGGKGERWMLTDGFVYDWWALLAGWAEGEGGEVREQGRWVRELMEEEGVRALPRGMEMLGRCYDSREFWRVWGLVPLRAGVLNE; encoded by the coding sequence ATGGAACAGCTCACCGTCCTCATCCTTGGCGCAGGCTGGACATCCACCTTCCTTATCCcccgcctcaccacctcctccatccccttcgccgccaccaccacaaccggCCGAACCGTCTCGGGCGTCCCGACAATCCGCTTCAAGTTCGACCCAGCCAACACACCAGAAGAGGAGCTCCGCTCCGCGATTGCCGCCCTCCCAGCAGCGAAATACGTCCTGATCACTTTCCCCCTCACCGGCAATGGCCCCTCCAAGAAATTGATCGAGATGTACAATTCCGCACATCAATCCCActcttcctccgcctctCAAAAAGCCCGGTTCATCCAGCTTGGCTCAACGGGTATTTGGGGTGCGGGTCGCACTACTGCTGCGGCGGAtaaggagagggtggagagggagttggcggagaagaagggaggtGATCCCTGGGTGAATCGGCATTCCCCCATTAATGAGGCCAACCCCAGGGTGATCGCTGAGAAGGAGCTTCTTGAATTGGGAGGGTGCGTGCTCAACTTGAGTGGGctgtggggagggaagaggaagccagTTAATTGGATTGGGAGAGTGGCTGCTACCAAGGAGGCGATCAAGTGGAAGACAAGCCTGCATATGATTCATGGGGAGGATATTGCCCGGGCGGTGGTCAAGATTGTCACTAATGAGGAGGACAAGTGGGATAATGGAGGGGGtaagggggagaggtggatgTTGACTGATGGCTTTGTTTATGATTGGTGGGCGCTGTTGGCAGGGTgggcagagggagagggtggtgaggtgagggagcaggggaggtgggtgagggagttgatggaagaggagggagtgaGGGCGCTGCCGAGGGGGATGGAAATGCTGGGGAGGTGTTATGACTCGAGGGAGttttggagggtttgggggttggtgccgCTTAGAGCGGGGGTGTTGAATGAGTGA